A window of the Candidatus Brocadiaceae bacterium genome harbors these coding sequences:
- the mnmG gene encoding tRNA uridine-5-carboxymethylaminomethyl(34) synthesis enzyme MnmG, whose amino-acid sequence MYKEFDVIVVGAGHAGCEAALASARMGMRTALLTINVDTIAQMSCNPAIGGLAKGQLVREIDALGGEMAKAIDETGIQFRMLNTKKGPAVHSPRAQADKKAYQASMKKRLEGQNNLFWKQEVVDALIIQKERVTGLVGQSGLRYKARAVILTTGTFLKGLIHIGECVTSGGRAGEFSSERLPDFLRKTGFEVSRLKTGTSPRLNGRTIDYRVLAAQHGDQEPQPFSFSTRRIDRRQVPCYITYTNSHTHTIIRSNIGRSPLYTGQIESKGPRYCPSIEDKVIRFSEKTHHQLFLEPEGVNTSEVYCNGISTSMPPEIQEEIVHSITGLESAEIVRYGYAIEYDYMPPTQLRPSLETKVIENLFFAGQINGTSGYEEAAAQGLMAGINAVLKIRNEEPFVLDRSESYIGVLIDDLVTKGTQEPYRMFTSRAEYRLLLRQDNADRRLMSYGYRYGLISGQQWEKLQEKEQAITEIFLYINKKQSGTDTLAKILSRPGVDFDHLLALDTELRGRNISKEVKEQVEIEVKYKGYIERQYAQIHKFKRMEDCKIPSWIDYENVAELKEEARQKLSLVRPLSLGQASRISGVSPADISILMVFLAGKIKK is encoded by the coding sequence ATGTATAAAGAATTTGATGTAATCGTGGTTGGGGCCGGGCATGCCGGTTGTGAGGCAGCCCTTGCGTCTGCGCGAATGGGCATGAGAACAGCATTGCTCACCATAAATGTTGATACGATTGCGCAAATGTCCTGTAATCCTGCCATCGGAGGCCTTGCAAAAGGTCAGTTGGTACGAGAAATCGATGCCCTCGGCGGAGAGATGGCGAAAGCGATTGATGAGACCGGCATTCAATTCCGCATGCTCAATACGAAAAAAGGACCAGCAGTTCATTCTCCACGTGCCCAGGCAGACAAAAAAGCCTATCAGGCATCAATGAAAAAGAGATTGGAGGGGCAAAATAATCTTTTTTGGAAGCAAGAGGTTGTTGATGCCCTTATCATACAGAAGGAAAGGGTAACGGGGCTTGTTGGCCAAAGCGGCTTACGGTATAAAGCACGGGCCGTTATTCTTACAACCGGCACCTTTTTAAAGGGCCTGATTCATATTGGCGAGTGCGTTACTTCCGGAGGGAGGGCTGGCGAGTTTTCTTCGGAGAGGTTGCCGGATTTCCTGAGAAAGACGGGTTTTGAAGTATCACGTCTGAAAACAGGCACCTCACCACGCCTCAATGGCAGGACTATTGATTATCGTGTGCTTGCAGCCCAGCATGGGGATCAGGAACCGCAACCCTTTTCATTTTCAACCCGGAGAATAGATCGCCGGCAGGTTCCCTGTTATATTACGTATACGAATTCCCATACCCATACTATCATTCGGTCCAATATTGGCCGTTCACCGCTCTACACAGGTCAAATCGAGTCTAAAGGTCCCCGGTATTGTCCGTCAATAGAGGATAAAGTCATTCGTTTTTCAGAAAAAACCCACCATCAGTTATTCCTGGAACCTGAGGGAGTAAATACTTCTGAAGTATACTGTAATGGGATTTCTACGAGTATGCCCCCTGAAATTCAAGAGGAAATAGTCCATTCGATCACCGGTTTGGAATCGGCTGAAATTGTGAGATATGGCTACGCAATAGAGTATGATTATATGCCGCCTACGCAACTTCGTCCGTCCCTTGAAACAAAGGTTATAGAAAATCTTTTTTTTGCGGGTCAAATTAACGGAACCTCGGGTTACGAAGAAGCCGCGGCACAAGGCCTTATGGCAGGCATCAATGCCGTGCTCAAAATACGGAACGAAGAACCGTTTGTTCTGGACCGTTCTGAATCATACATCGGTGTGCTGATTGACGATCTGGTGACGAAGGGCACACAGGAACCTTACCGGATGTTTACTTCCCGGGCGGAATACAGGCTTCTCCTGCGACAAGACAATGCCGATAGAAGGCTCATGAGCTATGGATACCGATACGGCCTCATCTCCGGGCAACAATGGGAAAAATTACAGGAAAAAGAACAGGCGATTACGGAAATTTTTTTGTATATAAATAAAAAACAATCGGGTACTGACACCCTGGCGAAAATATTGAGTCGTCCCGGGGTTGACTTTGATCATCTGCTTGCCTTGGACACGGAGCTTCGCGGGAGAAATATTTCGAAGGAGGTAAAGGAACAAGTGGAAATTGAGGTGAAATATAAGGGGTATATAGAACGTCAATATGCACAGATACATAAGTTCAAAAGGATGGAGGATTGTAAAATTCCTTCCTGGATTGATTATGAAAATGTCGCGGAGCTCAAGGAGGAGGCGCGTCAGAAGCTTTCCCTGGTACGTCCTCTTTCTTTAGGACAGGCCTCAAGGATATCAGGAGTTTCTCCCGCAGATATTTCCATTCTCATGGTGTTTCTTGCGGGGAAAATAAAAAAGTAA
- a CDS encoding biotin/lipoyl-binding protein has product MRVEVELQDLDDNSGNEATVSFWYIEEDEEVEEGDDLVEMITEKATFNVTAPVSGKLVDIFAQEGDIVKVGDVIAIVNTEGEEDADEYEDEEENEDED; this is encoded by the coding sequence ATGAGAGTCGAGGTAGAATTGCAGGATCTAGACGATAACAGCGGAAATGAAGCTACTGTTTCTTTCTGGTATATAGAGGAAGATGAAGAGGTGGAAGAAGGCGATGACCTTGTTGAAATGATCACAGAAAAAGCAACCTTTAATGTTACGGCTCCTGTGTCTGGAAAATTGGTTGACATATTTGCCCAGGAAGGAGATATCGTTAAGGTCGGTGATGTGATAGCGATAGTTAATACTGAAGGTGAAGAAGATGCCGATGAATATGAGGACGAGGAAGAAAATGAAGATGAAGATTAG
- the holB gene encoding DNA polymerase III subunit delta' — translation MSYRNIVFQNRIIDIFQNVIKNNRLAHAYIFAGPEGVGKSLFAKELAKSLFCRSSHWDACDKCNNCQRIITDNYPDLFFFFPEKNSRVIKIEQIRHLQGILNTTPLESRNKMVIIESADKMSEEASNCLLKTLEEPPAFALIVLVVTSLEFVRETIRSRCQIVRFAPLPETAVKDLLINNFQIEDKKAEQLANISNGSLKRALLLSDAHAFERKIWLVKKLLQLKSNDNLIFSKELFDEWNIASLENLEEKRLQTKEILFSLLMYYRDLLVCKIENHETSLYYEGFRNELRAKSSVLTEDALFEILKIVKSSIGYLEQNANITLLIETMITQILQMQNNPGDLHYRDTQYQNRIFFQHY, via the coding sequence ATGTCATATAGAAACATCGTATTTCAAAATCGTATCATCGATATATTTCAAAACGTCATAAAAAACAACAGACTGGCACATGCCTATATCTTTGCAGGCCCGGAAGGAGTCGGCAAATCTTTATTTGCAAAGGAATTAGCAAAATCTCTCTTTTGCCGATCTTCCCATTGGGATGCCTGTGACAAATGCAATAATTGCCAGAGAATTATCACAGACAATTATCCGGACCTATTCTTTTTTTTCCCGGAAAAAAACAGTCGGGTAATAAAAATAGAGCAAATAAGACATCTTCAGGGAATCCTGAATACCACTCCTTTGGAATCCCGGAATAAAATGGTAATTATTGAGTCGGCGGACAAAATGAGCGAAGAAGCATCAAACTGTTTATTAAAAACACTGGAGGAACCGCCCGCATTCGCCCTCATTGTATTAGTTGTTACTTCCTTAGAATTTGTAAGAGAAACGATCCGGTCCAGATGTCAGATAGTCAGGTTTGCACCTCTACCAGAAACTGCGGTAAAGGACCTCCTGATAAACAATTTCCAAATAGAGGACAAAAAGGCGGAACAATTGGCAAATATTTCCAATGGTAGTCTGAAAAGAGCATTGTTGCTCTCTGATGCACATGCATTCGAAAGAAAAATTTGGCTTGTTAAAAAACTCTTACAATTAAAAAGTAATGATAATTTAATCTTTTCAAAGGAATTGTTTGACGAGTGGAATATAGCCTCTCTGGAAAATCTAGAGGAAAAACGATTACAAACAAAGGAAATCCTTTTTTCCCTGCTCATGTATTATAGAGACCTGCTCGTCTGCAAGATAGAGAACCATGAGACAAGTCTTTACTATGAAGGTTTCAGGAATGAACTAAGAGCAAAAAGCAGTGTACTGACTGAAGACGCTTTATTTGAGATTTTAAAGATAGTCAAGTCTTCAATCGGCTATCTGGAGCAGAATGCCAATATTACCTTGTTAATCGAAACCATGATAACTCAAATACTTCAGATGCAAAATAACCCGGGGGATTTGCATTACCGGGATACTCAATATCAAAACCGGATTTTTTTTCAGCATTATTGA
- the ileS gene encoding isoleucine--tRNA ligase → MDYKKTLNLPATQFSMKANLLQKEPLIQKKWDQERLYDQIRAITKEREKYILHDGPPYPTGELHIGTGLNKILKDFIIRFYTMKGFNAPYVPGWDCHGLPIEHRVMQELGDEVKNLTKLDIRKRCKIYAEKFVKVQKKQFKALGVLGDWEHPYLTINPGYEAGIIDVFARLVDKGYIYRKKKPIHWCTRCKTALAEAELEYKNKTSPSIYVNFKLTDIPGNLFKGADSACMNLMIWTTTPWTLPANLAIAVHPEYEYAAVCYFNTKTNRKEITLLADKRVEQVMAALGIREYDVLGKVRGESLEGINYCHTFMDRVGSVVLANYITLSDGTGCVHVAPGHGQEDYLTGNKYHLPIVSPVDASGIFTEEAGVFSGQDINSGNNAITEKLETSGALLNKTDIVHSYPHCWRCKDPVIFRATEQWFVGLDHNGLRQRALDKVKSTRWIPAWGENRMAKMIADRPDWCISRQRSWGVPIPAFYCTECGLELVNTETVNYVKEIFEKEGANAWFYKEASYFLLPNSTCSRCGGSRFEKEMDIFDVWFESGSSHNSVLKKRTDLSYPADLYLEGTDQHRGWFQLSLLPSVGAWDEAPFRSVLTHGFVVDDKGEKMSKSLGNFISVEDALKEFGADVLRLWTSSMDYQNDMHVSRNLILRCSDAYRRIRNTFRYLLSNLYDFDPEINSVNYKELQEIDRWALHKTQELTKQVTASYESFLFHRIFHAIHNFCTVEMSSFYLDILKDRLYTFAKDSKERRAAQTVLYHILLSLVKLSAPIIVHTAEEVWSAIIHKDEDVGSIHLTTLPKVVPAWVDSTLNDKWQRLISIRAEVAKEIEKMRVAKQVGNSLESTVSLYAENEELYRFLTIYEKDLSAVFIVSEVTIGSDMSPNAVKSELIEDLWIKCGPSRYKKCERCWNYRESVGLKEEYPAICDKCVDALQ, encoded by the coding sequence CCCGGTTGGGATTGTCACGGACTGCCTATTGAACATCGTGTCATGCAGGAGTTGGGTGACGAAGTTAAAAATTTAACCAAACTCGATATCCGAAAAAGATGTAAAATTTATGCGGAAAAATTTGTTAAGGTCCAAAAGAAACAGTTCAAGGCGTTGGGTGTGCTTGGGGATTGGGAGCATCCATACCTGACGATAAACCCTGGTTATGAAGCCGGAATTATTGATGTATTTGCAAGGCTTGTTGATAAAGGATATATCTATAGAAAGAAAAAACCTATTCACTGGTGTACTCGATGTAAAACGGCCCTTGCTGAAGCAGAACTTGAATATAAAAACAAGACAAGTCCATCGATTTACGTAAATTTCAAGCTGACGGATATCCCCGGAAATCTGTTTAAAGGCGCTGACAGCGCCTGCATGAATCTTATGATATGGACAACCACTCCATGGACACTCCCCGCAAACCTCGCAATCGCTGTTCATCCTGAGTATGAATATGCGGCAGTTTGTTATTTCAATACAAAGACAAACAGGAAAGAAATTACCCTCCTGGCAGATAAGCGGGTAGAACAGGTAATGGCAGCGCTTGGGATTCGTGAATATGATGTGCTCGGGAAAGTGCGGGGTGAATCATTGGAGGGCATAAACTATTGTCATACATTTATGGACAGAGTTGGTTCTGTAGTATTGGCAAACTATATAACCTTGTCGGATGGAACCGGGTGTGTTCATGTTGCTCCGGGACATGGACAGGAAGACTATCTCACGGGTAATAAATACCACCTTCCTATTGTGAGTCCGGTGGATGCTTCAGGGATTTTTACAGAAGAAGCAGGGGTATTTAGCGGACAAGATATCAATTCTGGGAACAACGCTATAACAGAAAAACTTGAAACATCAGGGGCTTTGCTGAATAAAACGGATATTGTCCATTCTTATCCTCATTGCTGGCGTTGTAAAGACCCTGTTATTTTCAGGGCAACGGAACAGTGGTTTGTTGGCCTTGATCATAATGGATTACGTCAGCGTGCATTGGATAAGGTAAAGAGCACCAGATGGATCCCTGCCTGGGGTGAAAACCGGATGGCAAAAATGATTGCTGACCGCCCCGATTGGTGTATTTCCCGACAACGTTCCTGGGGAGTGCCCATTCCCGCATTTTATTGCACAGAGTGTGGTCTGGAACTGGTAAATACCGAGACAGTGAATTATGTTAAGGAAATATTTGAAAAAGAGGGGGCGAATGCCTGGTTTTATAAAGAGGCCTCCTATTTTTTACTCCCCAATAGCACGTGTTCTCGGTGTGGAGGAAGCCGGTTTGAAAAGGAAATGGATATTTTCGATGTTTGGTTTGAATCAGGTTCAAGTCATAATTCTGTTCTGAAAAAACGCACAGACTTATCATATCCTGCTGATCTTTACCTGGAAGGCACAGATCAGCACCGGGGTTGGTTTCAGCTCTCATTACTCCCTTCTGTCGGCGCATGGGATGAGGCTCCATTCAGGTCCGTTTTAACCCATGGCTTTGTTGTTGATGACAAAGGTGAAAAAATGTCTAAATCCCTTGGGAATTTTATTTCAGTTGAAGATGCCTTAAAGGAGTTTGGCGCTGATGTGCTCAGGCTATGGACCTCTTCGATGGATTATCAAAATGACATGCATGTGTCTCGTAATTTGATCCTGAGATGTTCAGATGCGTACAGGCGTATTCGTAACACATTCAGATATTTGCTGAGTAACCTTTATGATTTTGATCCAGAAATTAATTCTGTGAACTACAAAGAGTTGCAGGAAATAGACCGTTGGGCTCTCCATAAAACACAGGAATTAACCAAACAGGTTACTGCAAGTTACGAATCATTCCTGTTTCACAGGATTTTTCATGCCATCCACAACTTTTGTACTGTAGAAATGAGTTCCTTTTATTTAGATATTTTAAAAGATCGTTTATACACATTTGCAAAAGATTCAAAAGAAAGACGCGCAGCTCAAACGGTGCTCTACCATATCTTACTCAGCCTGGTAAAATTATCAGCGCCAATTATTGTTCATACTGCCGAAGAAGTATGGTCTGCAATCATTCATAAGGATGAAGATGTAGGGAGCATCCATTTGACAACACTTCCAAAAGTTGTCCCTGCCTGGGTCGATAGTACCTTAAACGATAAATGGCAAAGACTGATTAGCATTCGGGCGGAAGTGGCAAAAGAAATTGAAAAGATGCGGGTTGCCAAACAGGTCGGTAATTCATTGGAATCAACCGTTTCTCTTTATGCGGAAAACGAGGAACTGTATCGATTTCTCACAATATATGAAAAAGACCTTTCTGCGGTATTTATTGTCTCAGAGGTTACGATAGGGAGCGATATGAGCCCAAATGCCGTGAAAAGTGAGCTCATAGAGGACCTGTGGATTAAATGCGGTCCGTCGCGATACAAAAAATGTGAAAGATGTTGGAACTATAGAGAAAGCGTTGGTTTGAAGGAAGAGTATCCTGCAATATGTGACAAATGTGTTGATGCGCTTCAATAA
- the rny gene encoding ribonuclease Y, translating to MQIYPLPVYLIFPACIAIGYFICILIYKRKQAVNEEKVQQIIKDSQREADKIKQEAELALKAELYQQREASEKETHEIRQELRQQEKRLSKREDNLEHKIELITKKEKYIETLAANIALKEKKLDEKKLELEKIIEDENKVLLKINNMSREEAEKLLLSRLEKELDVKCSALISKKISDAKENAEQTAVSLVSSAIQRCAASHTAENIVSTIELPNNEMKGRIIGREGRNIRAFEKATGIDVVVDDTPGVIVLSGFDSVRREIARQSMQKLILDGRIHPAHIEEIVKETEKEVAHVIQETGKQTCFDLGIHNLHIELIKLLGRLKYRTSYGQNQLQHSIEVSNLMGIIAGELKLDVPLAKRCGLLHDIGKAMGPEVEGTHALIGAEIAKRYNERPEVVNAIGGHHEETPVESVYTVLVSATDAISAGRPGARRETLEKYIKRLERLESIATSFGGVEGAYAIQAGREVRILVNPDKVNDKSAAKMCYDIAREVEEQLEYPGEVIVTVVRETRFVERAK from the coding sequence ATGCAAATTTACCCATTACCGGTGTATCTCATTTTTCCCGCGTGTATTGCGATTGGATACTTTATTTGTATTCTCATATACAAACGAAAGCAGGCGGTAAACGAAGAGAAGGTACAACAAATCATCAAGGATTCGCAGCGGGAAGCGGATAAAATCAAGCAGGAAGCGGAGCTTGCTTTGAAGGCTGAGTTATACCAGCAAAGAGAAGCTTCAGAGAAAGAGACCCATGAAATTAGACAAGAGTTGAGGCAGCAGGAAAAAAGATTAAGCAAGAGGGAAGACAATCTCGAACATAAGATTGAATTGATAACGAAGAAAGAAAAATACATTGAAACCCTTGCCGCAAATATTGCCTTAAAGGAAAAAAAATTAGATGAAAAAAAGCTGGAATTAGAGAAAATTATTGAAGATGAAAACAAGGTCCTTCTAAAAATTAATAACATGTCCAGAGAAGAAGCGGAAAAACTTTTATTAAGCCGGTTAGAAAAAGAACTCGATGTCAAATGTTCCGCATTGATCTCGAAAAAAATCTCGGATGCGAAAGAAAATGCGGAGCAAACGGCGGTTTCATTGGTCAGTTCCGCAATACAGCGATGCGCTGCATCGCATACGGCTGAAAATATCGTAAGTACGATTGAATTGCCTAATAATGAGATGAAAGGACGTATTATTGGTCGGGAGGGGAGAAATATTCGTGCCTTTGAGAAAGCGACAGGAATTGATGTTGTGGTCGATGATACACCTGGCGTGATAGTTCTTTCTGGATTTGATAGTGTTCGGCGTGAAATTGCGCGGCAATCCATGCAAAAATTGATTCTTGATGGCAGAATTCATCCTGCACACATAGAAGAAATTGTAAAGGAAACAGAAAAAGAAGTTGCCCATGTTATTCAGGAAACAGGAAAACAGACGTGTTTTGATTTGGGTATTCACAACCTTCACATAGAATTGATAAAATTACTCGGCAGGCTCAAGTACCGGACAAGTTACGGACAAAACCAATTACAACATTCTATTGAAGTAAGTAATCTCATGGGTATCATAGCAGGTGAATTAAAACTGGATGTTCCCTTGGCAAAAAGGTGTGGTCTTTTACATGACATAGGTAAAGCTATGGGGCCGGAAGTGGAAGGTACCCATGCGTTGATAGGCGCTGAGATTGCAAAACGATATAATGAAAGGCCTGAAGTGGTGAACGCAATCGGAGGACACCATGAGGAGACACCGGTGGAATCTGTTTATACGGTTCTGGTGAGTGCTACTGATGCGATTTCTGCCGGTAGGCCTGGCGCGAGAAGAGAAACGCTGGAAAAATACATTAAGAGGCTCGAGCGTCTTGAAAGCATTGCAACCTCCTTTGGTGGCGTGGAGGGCGCTTATGCCATTCAGGCAGGAAGAGAAGTGCGCATTCTGGTAAATCCGGATAAAGTGAATGACAAGTCTGCCGCTAAGATGTGTTATGACATTGCAAGAGAGGTTGAAGAACAACTGGAATACCCCGGAGAGGTTATTGTGACTGTTGTTCGGGAAACACGGTTTGTTGAACGTGCAAAATAA